From Mycolicibacterium nivoides, a single genomic window includes:
- a CDS encoding SDR family oxidoreductase gives MPTDYDITVDDLSGKRAVVTGASDGIGLGIATRLAGAGAEVVMPVRNPVKGEAAVATIRARYPHARLSLEELDLSSLVSVAALGEKLCAEGTPIHMLVNNAGVMTPPDRQTTADGFELQFGTNHLGHVALTGRLLPLLKAGRARVTSQTSVAARSGAINWNDLNWEHTYDGMAAYRQSKIALGLFGLELSRRSAAAGWGITSNISHPGVAPTSLLAARPEVGRAKDTTSVRLIRRLSARGLIVGTVDSAKLPALMAATSAESGAFYGPQWPGHVGGPPGEQKLWKPLRDNANASRLWTVSQELTGVTFACATP, from the coding sequence ATGCCAACCGATTACGACATCACGGTCGACGACCTATCGGGAAAGCGGGCGGTGGTGACCGGTGCGAGCGACGGCATCGGCCTCGGCATTGCCACACGGCTCGCCGGAGCCGGCGCCGAGGTGGTCATGCCCGTCCGGAATCCCGTCAAGGGCGAGGCGGCCGTCGCCACGATCCGCGCACGGTATCCGCACGCGAGGTTGTCGCTGGAGGAGCTCGACCTGTCGTCACTGGTCTCGGTAGCCGCGCTCGGCGAGAAACTGTGCGCCGAGGGGACTCCGATCCACATGCTCGTCAACAACGCCGGGGTGATGACCCCGCCTGACCGGCAGACCACCGCCGATGGGTTCGAGTTGCAGTTCGGCACCAACCACCTGGGCCACGTCGCCCTCACCGGCCGCCTGCTGCCACTGCTCAAAGCCGGTCGTGCGCGGGTGACGTCCCAGACCAGCGTCGCCGCCCGCAGCGGCGCCATCAACTGGAACGACTTGAACTGGGAGCACACCTACGACGGTATGGCCGCCTACCGACAGTCCAAGATCGCACTCGGCCTGTTCGGGCTTGAGCTCAGCCGTCGCAGCGCCGCAGCGGGCTGGGGAATCACCAGCAACATCTCTCATCCCGGTGTCGCCCCCACCAGCCTCCTGGCCGCGCGCCCGGAAGTCGGACGAGCCAAGGACACCACCAGCGTGCGATTGATCCGCAGGCTCTCAGCGCGGGGCCTCATCGTGGGGACCGTGGACAGCGCGAAGCTACCGGCGCTGATGGCAGCGACGTCGGCCGAGAGCGGCGCGTTCTACGGCCCCCAGTGGCCGGGGCACGTCGGAGGTCCCCCGGGTGAGCAGAAACTCTGGAAACCGCTGCGTGACAACGCGAACGCATCGCGGCTGTGGACGGTGTCACAGGAGCTCACGGGTGTCACTTTCGCGTGCGCGACTCCGTAG